ggatggatacccagttgggtggtgggcggggatggattttagcttacatccgttggggcggggatgggatGAATTTtttacccgccatgggtgaaggggcggggatggggatggagggacgtacatccgcatccgccccgccccattgacatccctagacACGTGTCATCTCCTGATGAGTatttaagtttttatattttattttttaatttaaaaaatatttattaataaaactTACAAAAATGGAGAAAATAATTTGCCGTAGCTATCAATTCTTATTGTAGAAAGTTAATTGTAGTCCATATCTCTCATATGtattatataaattattatttcaaaaaaaagtactccgtattgatgaacttaaaaaagaaaaaaatttcaaaactttTTAACAATATTTTAAACTTCTTTgtattatattaatttaataatgaCTTAAAATGtcgtatgttaaaaaaaaacgtaataaaattaataatttatgtaAAGAAATAACCTGGAATAGGGGTGAAAATGGGGAAAAGAAAAAGTTGCGAAAAGAGTAAATATGAGAAACTTTTTATAAAGAactgaaataatttttttttggtaaattgtTACCTTATATTGAAAATAAATATCAGGTACACTTATTTCAAGGAATAAAAGTTTAGATAAATTTAGTCAACCTACGACTTTgttttattcgacttattttgtctgaacttatattatcacaaacttattttatctgaaaaaaaccttattttgactgaaataaacttaacttatttgtgtgttaaaatgtctgaaaagactttttttttttaattatttatttagggAAAATTAAATCATTTGATGTTGATAAACTCAGTTTGAGGAAGAGTGGTTAGAAAAAGAATTCAAGGATTTATATGGCAGTTTCTGAGACTTATGGGTTGAAAAATGGTTTGCAGAAGAATGGGTTAATGCTTCTTCCTGCAGTCTAGCAATATCAATTGCTTCGGAAATAGTTGTAGGTTTGAGAGCTTTGACAAATGGTTTCACAAATGGTGTAAGGCCACTTATGAAACTATCTAGCACATACTTCTCAGGTAAAGCATGAGTACTCATCATTACAGACCGGATATTTTCAAAATTATCAATATAATCTTCAAGAGTACCTACTTGTTGCAACTTATTAAACTGCTCTACTATGTTCccaatattttctttgaatctTGCCTTCAAATCAGTCACAAAATCGTTCCAATCCACCACAAAGTTCTTCCTAACATCTAGATAATTCATAACCCACGTTTCTGCTTTATTTATCATATTGAGGGAAGCCAGGTCAACCCACTGTTCTATAGGTATCTTGCACAAGCTAAAATACTTGAAACACTTTTTAACCCACATGTTTGCATTACTACCATCAAACTTAGGGAATTCAATTTTAGGGTTCATACCTAAGGGTCTGGTTGGATTAACCCTTTCAGCTGGTGTAGaatgaaaatatattttaatttatttacttttcCGTAAatgattattaaattattaaaagtattacataaaaatatttacggaGTAGTAATAATCGTATAATGGATTTTCAATTGGTTAACTTCTTTCTAGTTTTCTGTTTTGTGGAATGCATAAATGGATAATGACATTATGGAATCATTTAGAATAGACTGGAGTTCTTAAGACTTTGGTCCTAAAGATAGACAAATGATAGTTACAAATTTAATGACTTAATCTACATGTAATTACATTGGGCAGCAAGTTGGAGGCCGAATTGTGAGGGCAAACTTCCCAGAAATGCCAAGAGGTGGTGAGAGGAAAGTGATGGGGCCAACTATCCGAAACAACAACCAAAGTTACGTGGATACTCCTCACAAGATCTATGCTGGTAACCTCGGATGAGGAGTTACAACACAAGAGCTCCGAGAAGCCTTTGTTAACCTAGAAGGTTTTCTAAGTGCCAAAGTGATATACAAGAGAGCAAGTGGAATATCACGGGGTTTTGGCTTCGTCACTTTCTCAACTGCTGAGGCTGCAAATTCTGTTCTCACTTCCATGAATGGAGTGGTAAGCACTATTTGAAATTTGTTTCTTGGATTTTCAGTATTAAGGTTgttgaatttgaataataataacTGGATATGCTTTGATTTTGCAACTTTTGGTTTATAGGAACTGGAAGGACGACCTTTACGATTGAACATGACATATGACAGAATTCGCTCTACCCCTGAGGCTAACGCCGAACAGAGTTAGCCCGGATTTAAGGTGAAATACCATGTGACTACTAAGATGATATTTGAGGAACAAATTTACAGGAAACACTCGGTCAAGCTCCTTCCTTTTGATCTCATCGGAAGGTAGTTATTTTTCTAATATGAGTAGAACATTGAGTATGGCTATGTGGTGCAAATGAGGCTATTCTTTTTcatgtaatttcataatttacttTGTGTAAGTTGAATTCTTAAGGTGAATAAAAGATCCCTTTATCGTTAGCGATATGATAAAACATCATAATTCTGAATGTGTACAACTGCAAAACTGTTggagaatacagttaaatacatattaacgcaacggaataatccccaaagtcaggaagcatgtataaagtacagattaagcagacttacgtttgtagcgtgttttccctagttcaacaaatcacgaacacgaacaagaactccaaatgtcgtttctatccttggttcaccgacacgttcagatccgtcttgagatttatagcttagacgtcactcaagatattttagcttttagggaagaacaaTTTACGGAGGCAAAAAGAGAATAGGGGTTCTCTTTTAGGTTAAAACTGATGTACGTGAATTAGTTGTGTGTACAAACATAATGTGAGAGGTGAAGTGTTATAACCCTAAAGGTTATAACatgaccggccaaggcacaaggcctcaaccggCCAGCTTCACGCACAAGCCCACGAAGCAGGGCTGAATGGTAAATACAATATTACATTATGAATAGTAAAGGGAAGTCCTTGCTTTTATAAGCGTTAGGATTCGTATTAAAACTTTAATGCCCAATATATATTTGAATAAGACaattgtcaaaaactaccttataaaattgaGTTTTTTGTGAAAAACTACCTTACAAAAACATTGTATTTAAACTTTAATGCCCAATATATAATTGTTGCTTGGAGACGGAGGTACCTTTCCTCGTTTATGAATTCATAAGAAATGGTACATTGTATGACCATTTACATGATGAACAAAAGGTACATCTTCTGACATGGGATGTTCGTCTGAGGATAGTAGCTGAAGATGCTGAGGTCTTGGCATATTTGCACACTACAATTACAATACCGATAATATATTCACAGGGATATAAAATCTATGATGAGAGATTAGAGTAGAGTAGAGTAGAGTTGAGTTGAATGATAAGAGATGACCGTGCTTGATTAAtataaacctaagtccactgtTCTACAAAGttgttccggaaatatcgcaccatggttgacttttactcatttaaacattactttgactcttaaaaCCTCAAATTgtgtgtaagtaaaaattataaaaaattaatatttagaaaatatatatcaatacgaatctaacattactccacatgactaaaatttccatacgtacgaatcacaaaaaatggccaaagtcgtagtgtgaatagtgtaaaaaacaaatggtgcgatatttccggaacggaggaagtatgaatttcaaaatattaacatcCATGataatcaaatacaaaaacTATAAGCCTCTATTTGGAAATTTCTTATTATGCTATCTTTATGTTTTATTCAGCAAGTAATTATACAAATTACTGCATTACACATTGATAAATATATCAATAATATCATAAACTAAGTTGAGTCACTTGTCGAATCAGCATGAAAGATTATCACCAGGAGCAACTCCAAAATCAGCACAATACTTCTGATAAAACTGAATACGGTCATTAGCTTGATCCTGGTTTTGGCCATTGCATTCAAGAGCACCATTGATGGCTTTGGTGGTAGCGCCGAAACCTTGGTTCATAACAGAGTGAACATTAGTCATCCAAAACCACATTGCAGATTTGAAGGATGTATCCACATCAGTAGCCACCATTTCAGGGTTGTTTAATCCATCAAATCCAATCGCGATTCCTGCAGCACCATAATTGTAGTTCCATGACAGTTGAAGAGGTCCTCTGCCGTAGTACTGCTTCCCTGCTGTACAAGGGTATTGTGCTTCGTTGTCTGTATCGCAGTAAGTGTCTTGGAGGTTTCCATCCTTCTCCTCTATGTGGCAGAAATCTATAAAcaacaaaccatgttttgtttcaactttcaaattcaggataattaattaatcaactgCATAAAACTAAACTAAGACATGAACAACTCACTGGTAGTCTCATGTGAAACATGAGCAAAGAAAGCAGCCATTTCCTTCTTGTTGTCATCGCTGGAGCCTGAGGTAGCAAACTGAGGGAAAGCACCAACAGCATTAAGAAAGGAAGCGCGAGTATAGAAGTTTTTCCCGGGACAAGATGCATCAGCTTGGCCAATAATCCCATCAAAGAATGCCTGAGTCACAATATCAGACACGGatgaaccaccaccaccaccagtaCTCGGAGTAGTTGGCGTACTTGGAGTCGGGGTGCTCTGACAAGGTCCAGATTGACAGTTACCAGGACCGCAATACGGGTCCCCATTGCCACAGAACCCAAAATTGCTGCAGCACATGTCAGGAGAACACCCGCAGTTTTGAGCAAATAAACTAGTTTGTAACAACGAAAATGTAGTGATGATTAGAGCCAAACACAAGGTGTTTTTCAAAAGGAATGCCATTTTGTGTTATGCAGTTTTGTTTTGATGATGAGAAGATTAAGTGATTGCACAAGGGTATTTATAGTTGAATTATGTGTAGAAAAGTCTAAGAGTTCATTTGAAAGGTACGCTTTTGACCTGATGCTGGTTGATTGAACACGGCAGTGGTTCATTTTTCTctcatgttataaatttatcatACTGGATTAGATCTTTGATCattattttacaaaatatttaactaaatatCCCTACACTACtgcataattataatttttttttaacataagttatttaaatttattcatctaatatgcatattatataTGTGTAAAGCTAATTTGACCGACATATCCAgtaactttattttctattattaataTATTGATTTGACTAAAACATTATCAAAAAGTATTTATCAAAGTTATTATTACGTGGTatctattatttccataatttataaactaataaTTTTTACATACATAGATATTTCATAAAatggtagagaataaaaataacataTAGTATGTAATATTTGTTTTAGGAAAATGTTTTAGGCGGAAATATTTTACACTAGGAAATTTTACACTaggaaatgacatgtgtcattcctaatgtctgttttaatataaattaataGATGTTTACTAATCTTTGACTCATTAAATCAGGATAGTCTACGTTTGCCTAACAGCTGTTTAGATTGACGAATTCTTTCTTACGAGTCCCTTCTTTTTCAAGGAAGAACTGTGGAGTGTCACATTCACATACATTGAGCTGAACGAAGAACATGACACGACACTAACCTTTTCGTCATTCATCAATAATAAAGTAATAATTCATGGTGAGTCTTTTCTCCCTGTTACGTTACAGCAGTAACCCCGCGTGACATTGTTATCCTCTCACATTTTTCTTCGGTAGAAACTATTTAAAACATCAGTAATCGGAAAATTTACAGGGAATATATAGCTACTAGGCTACTGAAACATAACCAAATCCCAGTACAATGTTATCATGAAGGTTGCATCTGTATAAGCGATTTTGAATAATTGGGCTGCTAAGAAATAATAAGAATGCAAACACGTTACTTAGGCTGCTACGTTGCTTAAATCTGGGTCTATTTTTCTATTTCAGCACAAAATGCAAAGAAGATAGTCTAAACAAAAACCAAAATCTGTTACATTTTAGAAACATGCAGTCAAAATCAAGGACCCTTTATAGATTCTTCTCTTTCTGAACAATTCCTGCACGAAAACAACCTAAAACTAAATTGTCAAATTTAACTTTTCTTCCCTACGAGCAAAGGTATAAACACACATATTCCTTCGAATACGCTTCACACTAGTCAAGAAATTGGGTAAATTTATCATCTTCCAAAGAATATGCCTAATTTCAATTCCTATGCAGATATTTCATTCTTCTTTATCTGTAACTAGTTCTAGAAACGAGCCTAAATCGCGCAAATTGAAAAGCTAACAATGAATTCAAAATGGCAAAGATTAGCAATATGCTAAACGAGTGTTGAGTTTCTTTCATCGTTCTGAGAAGGAAAATGATTTAGGTTAGCCATATGATTTAGCCTTAAAAGAAATTAACGAAACGATAAAGTTATCATAATCAAAACTCAACTTGCAAGCATGTTAAGATGACTCGAAAAGATGTCAGACTTTAACCCCATGTCATTAAAAACAAACTCGATCTAGCTCACCAAAATAAGGTATACATGATTTAAAGGGATGGAGCAAATTCCAGAAATAATTAACATATCTTCTCTTATCAAAAATTTCGAGCTGTAAATTAGGGGAAGCAAAACCCAGACGTATCCAAAAGAGCAAGAAAATCACTTAGAAGAAGCCACCTTCTTCGTACCTCCTGCTTTCTTGTCTAAATCAGCAGCCTTTCGTTTGTCCTTCCTTTCCCGTTTCTTTAGAGAAGTCATGTGTGCTTTCAGAATGGTTGCATATGAAGCTTGAAAACGCTGGTGTTCTTTGGGACCCATCTAATCGAAAATCAAAGTTGAAAAATTAATCAACACATTCATGAATTATGCAAGAAGGCTTTACAGGTCTTTTAACAAGAAATATCCTCTCAAATTCAAAAGCACTTGCAGAACTCAGACACCGAAACTTCTCTAACAACAAAGCACCATAAAAATTCGTTGCCATAGTTAAACGTTTATAATTAAGCGACGGACAAACCCAAAAGATTTGCACATCACAGGACTATCCATATTACAAAAAGAATTGCTGAACAAATGTATGCCAAACTTGATATAAAATCCATGTTAATTTGGAAGTGAGTCTGGCATTTGATATAAAATCCATGTTAATTTGGAACTTGATATACCCGTTTTCTTAGATTAACAGATGTCATACACATAAAACACTGTAGGGAATTTCCCCCTAAACTGTCCCATTCTCCATTCGAGAGGTACATGTTGATTTCATATTTCATCCAGCAACAGTGACAAAGGTTGATGCATAAATATAGCATAGGCGACTAGAAATCCACATAGCAATGCGTAAATACTGCAAGGACTACGAGTTTTTTTATTACTAAGAGCAGCCAATATGAGAAATAGAGAAATCATAATGTGCTAGACATTACAAGATCCAACAAAATCGTCGAAATATAAACGTATTGAGATATTGCAAACATAATCATTTGAAGGGGCCCAGGGTCAAAAAGCAATTACACTAGTTTAACTTTGAAACCAGCAATATTTCAGAGCGTAATGCGTCCAGCATACATCTTTCATTCACTAAAACTGCAAAGACAATGTTTGTCTTGCTCCTAAAATTCACTGCTCCTCATACTACAGTTGGAGAAAAAGCAGCACAAAGAAACCAAGTTCACTTGATTGTCGTACATCCATCATTTAACAATTACAATCAACATGGAACTGAAGCAAAAAGAAATAAAGACCATGAAGAAGGGTTCAATCACAAGAATAACATCTTACATCTCACCAAGCACTTACATTTCACTAAGACATACAATATGCCCTCTAATTGTCATCAGTGAGATTGTGAATAGCACACACAGCCAAAAACACTTCAGTATTGGGCTTGGTGACTGTGAAGGTTTGTGAGACCAAAAGGCACAAAATCCTATGACCACGCATTTCCTCGTACTACTAGATTATCATAATGAAAGATGCCTGCACTTGACATTGCTAAACAGATACTCTTGGCAAAGTAACTATCCATATAACATCTAAAAACTTACCTAAATTGTGAAAGATATTTTTTTATACCTGCAGACCTTGTACGAGAAAGCCAAACATTAATTTATAGTTCTACTTTTAGCCATCGAAAACAAATGGATACTTTCCAAAATGACCCATCAACTTCACTGGGTGAACTGCTTCTCTAGGAGACTAGGACAGTAGCACCACAGCTTTTGACATACAAGTCTGATTAACTATCCATAAGGTGTGCCTCTGTCATTAAACAGATGTTGAACCACAAATAAGACTTGCCCACCTCGTAGAAGAACCTTCCCTTGTCTCCACTTTGTACACTATCTCAAATGTATTTCTAAGGCATGATATGATCAAAGGCCCAAGAATGGTTATTGAAGACCGTTTCCACATTCCATTTCATTTTCTATATGAAAGAGACAAACTGATTACCAAGCTCAGTAGAAGTGTTATGCCTCCGAGCTACAATTCACAAACATTACTGGGATATCCTTTAATTATAGCAAAAATAGCCAGGAGAGCATCTCGTAAAGTCGATGAAAATGAATGAAAAGTTCCCCATAAGCTAACCTTGACATCCCAACTGTAAACTGGATACCACAGCAGAATATACATTTCAATTTTAGCCACTTTTAGTGATCCTTTTAAAGTTTATAGAACATATATCACTAGCTCCAAGCCAAAATCCCCAATAAGCTAATATTTGCATCCCAACTATAAACTTGATTGCACCTACAATCCAATTATTATAAGAAGCTGGTTGAAATCATAcatcttaaaaaaaaattccctaGTCCTTATTGTAAACCCTAAATGTGTATTTCTTGATTCCTTATCCCCACAAAAAGGATTATTAGCACAGTAGCTTTCAGCTGAAAGTATATACATCAATTTAAGGCTGCTTGACCAAGTTTCTGTCAGTGGCTCAATGTGAACCCTTAGGTGAAAAGTATTTGGTACGATAAACTAATGAAAGTAGATCTATTGGAGTACCTTTAAAGTGGTATAAACCTCCACATGAAGTATAACAACCAAAATCTTCTAACGCAACTGAAAAAGTTTCAAATCTTGCTTTTAATTGGTGAAAATATTCTCATTAAATCAAGTGTCATAAGGGCAACATCCTTACAATGAACTAAGACACTCAAAATAGTAAAGACACATTGATGATAAGGCAAACATGCCTTCAATTCGTGTCGGGGTCTTGCTCGGGTACAACCCAGTGGCTCTGTTTGTGCCGTATCATACAGCTAGATACACGTGCCAAGTAAATCGGGCTAGAAAGTATGTTTTGACCTTACTGTCTATGATTTGTATTAAATTTACAAATTAAGAAAATGACACCTATGACTAAAAACTAGGAGTATGTTATTAAAAAATCCAAGAAGTAATTTGTAATAAACTGATacaattaaaatagtaattttaAGTGCACAAATGCACAATGAATGATGATGCATTCTAAGTGCACAAATGCACAATAAAGTGATGATGCAGCATTACAGTGTACTGTTAATTGTATATGTGTATAACATGTTAAAGCTTTAGTCCTAGTGAAACTTTAGGGTTTTTTGGTTCACACTATGTCAAGAAAACTAGCTTCGGAAAAAGAAACATGTCCAGTCAAAAGGCCAAGGCAACAAGTCAAAGAAATAAGCACATAGAAGCTTCAATGCTACCTTACCATAAATCATCAGCAATGAATATTAAGCTAACCTATACAATGGGGTATTAACTATTAAGGCAAAACAAGTGTCAAACCTCTTCATACCTCTCCCTTTATCCAAGTTTTTCCCCATTTACTTCTTGTACAAAATGGGTCAAACACATTTCAGGCTTTTGGCCCTCATCCAACATAAATAAAGGTATCTTTATTGCATTGTCGAAAATTTACCAAATCAAACCTTGAAACAAAGCAGATTGAAAACCTTGCTTTCACAGCAGGATGTGGGACATACGGTGTCGCCAAAGTTAGTTTGAAGTAAAATTGGAACCATAAACCTTAGTCCAGTATGCCAAGTAAAGGCTTCATTGGTTACTGGTGAACCATCCTTAAATAACGGCATTGGGTCATTGATAATTTACATTTAAATTATTAACAAACTTACTGGAAAAGAGAAGGATACGTCACCAAAATCAGAACCTCCAAACATCCAAATCTACCAATGATATTGTCCTCAGATCATTAGACCCAAAAAAACTATGAGCAAGGGAATTTTTCACTTTGCAGTTAAGTCTTcttgcaaaggaaaacaatatGAAGCACTTCATCAAGACTCTTTGTTGACATAATCTACGATTTTCCTTTAGCCATGTTGTTTAGGGATTATATATGGAGTATCACGGTCTCTATTTACTACTGCTAGAAACCGTCATGAAACTAAAGGAAATGAGGATGAAATGAAGAATTTAAGAAAAATCAAATGAACTCCAAAGATATCTAAACAGAAGATCAAGCAATGTCATTTCTAtttcagttgaagtaaaaaaGAATCAACCCtccaataataatcctaattcCTATATTGAAATTGGAAACGATTGCAAGACCACAATTGAATCCACGTAACTTAGCTAGTTATACCTACACTACCGAAATTCCACCGCCACCACACAGTTCCATAGTATCTGTAATTGATCAGCACAAATATCCTCACAAGCAATTTAACACTATAACACCCAACACTGTAATTAACAAATTCCAACATACTGTCCATTCAAAATTATCAAATTCCAAGGGCATCACAATagataaaacaatttaaaacaaCAGAAACTTGTGAAATTGTACCGTGGTTGAAATTGTTTTCTTGCCATCGGTTGCTCGAATCAGGCATCGGTAATCAATAGCTTCCCCAGCCGTACTCAGCTTATTCCTCTGCACCTTGGATTTCATGGAGGCTATAATCACATAAAGCGGCATCAAAATCAAACTACAATACACCAAATTTTTACTCAAAAAAACGAAAGGACAAGAAAAGGAGGACATACATCGCTTGAGAGTAACCCAAACTGAACCCTTCTCGGTACTTCGCTCGAACATGGACGTCAATTCATTCAAAAACGAGTCCGAATTTAATGGGGACTGTAAATTCGAAATTCAAACAACGAAATACATGATTCACCACTCAAATACGAAAATTGCAAATTTAGATTTTTGTACAATTATTCGATGATTTCTAGATCAAGAAGATGTGGCATTGGTGTGAGAGCGAAATTCGGAGAAGAGTGTGGGAAGAGAAGAGTACCTTGACAGAGGATGCGGAAGAGGAGGGTGTTGTGGCTGAGGAGGCTCGATTGCGAGGTTGCGCCGGCGGCATCGCGGCGGTGCTGCGGTGGAAATGTCTTGAAAGATTGACTGTGGGAGACcggagaaagagaaaaacagGGAGTGAAGGTCTCCGTCGATTGGCTTAGGTCAGGGTATTTATATGATGAGCTTTTCATTCACGTGCTTTCCACGTGACGTTTTACTTCATACTTTCACAATGACGATCAGAgattagggatggcaatggatcGGATTCGGGTCAGATGTAGTAAACTTCAAATCCGATCCATTTAAAATTCAGACTCTATAATgacatccatatccatatccatatccatttaAATTCCGGACtccaaaattgcatccatatccatatccatatccatttaaaattcggactccacAATTGCATCCATATCCTAATTCGAATCCATATAAAAATCcgaatccatatccatatccaaatccttacttacatagaacttgtacttcttaattttaaaataaattagaaatcatatttctcatttaccaaaatctaatgagtttctaataaattaattaattacaaatatatgcgctttaattaaatatatttgatTAAATCGGGAaattcctttaaaaaaaagttatgtaCGAAAAATAATACACTTTGAAATAATTTCGAGCCGGATTTTGACTCAGATTCGGACTCTGGTCGGATTCGGATTCGGGTCGGAGTCTCTGCATACTCCATATCCTATCCATATCCATTCGGATTCGGATGTTTTTAATCAGATTCCGGTACAGACTTTTTTTTCTCGAATTCGGATCGGATATTTTCGTCCGGATCGGGTCGGACTTCATTCGGATTCGGATGTCATTGACATCCCTATCAGATATGGTCGATATGGTGGCTTGGATGGGTCATGGGTGGGTTGGTGAGTCGTGGATCGTGGGTCGGGGATAATTGACACACGATCCACCTCAGTTAATTTAAGGTGGGTCGAGTCGTGGGTTGTATCGGAAAATATGGACACAATACATGATGGGGTGGGTTACGTGAGTCGTGGGTCGTGGTGGGTTGTGCGGGTCAAGTGGGTCCGATGTGTTTGGTGGGTCACGACATATTTTGGGGCTTGGTGTGACTCCGATTTGTCAGGTGGGTTAGGTGGGTTTAAACGAGTTTTATAAGCTTATTTGGGTTAGGTGGGTTTGGATGATTACTTAAGCAGTTAGGCGTCAATaagttataattttatatgaacttaaattaattaagttttatgttatTCCATACTCATACAAATATAGTTAATGtacatttaaacaataaaattaaaatttattagcattttaaacatACAAAATAGTTTAAATTAGGGTGGTGGGTCTGATGGGTCACATGGTTAGGTGGGTTGGGTTTGTTTGTTGGGTAGGATGGGTCGGGTGTACCGTGGTGGGTTGTGTCAGGTCCGATGGCCGGAGTGGGTCGAAATGGGTTGTGTTAAAAAAAAGTCGACCCCACGACACATCAAGAAAAATATCCGGGTTGGGTGGGTTGTGTCGTGGGTCATACGTGAATCCGACCCACATGA
This genomic stretch from Spinacia oleracea cultivar Varoflay chromosome 3, BTI_SOV_V1, whole genome shotgun sequence harbors:
- the LOC110785427 gene encoding signal recognition particle 14 kDa protein, which translates into the protein MPPAQPRNRASSATTPSSSASSVKSPLNSDSFLNELTSMFERSTEKGSVWVTLKRSSMKSKVQRNKLSTAGEAIDYRCLIRATDGKKTISTTMGPKEHQRFQASYATILKAHMTSLKKRERKDKRKAADLDKKAGGTKKVASSK
- the LOC110785389 gene encoding acidic endochitinase SP2 yields the protein MAFLLKNTLCLALIITTFSLLQTSLFAQNCGCSPDMCCSNFGFCGNGDPYCGPGNCQSGPCQSTPTPSTPTTPSTGGGGGSSVSDIVTQAFFDGIIGQADASCPGKNFYTRASFLNAVGAFPQFATSGSSDDNKKEMAAFFAHVSHETTNFCHIEEKDGNLQDTYCDTDNEAQYPCTAGKQYYGRGPLQLSWNYNYGAAGIAIGFDGLNNPEMVATDVDTSFKSAMWFWMTNVHSVMNQGFGATTKAINGALECNGQNQDQANDRIQFYQKYCADFGVAPGDNLSC